The genomic DNA ACTTTATTCTTGATTCgtgaaaattacaaaacaaacatCAAATGAAAAGAAAACACTTCATTCCTCCCGATTGGAAAGTTTCTCCGAGTGAACATActgataccaatcttcatcccactcggtCTCGGAACCATCCGCGTCAGTCACGACTCTCACACCAGTCTCCCGAGCACGAGCATCTGAACTCAAAGAGCCACGGGAGCGAGAAGCAGAGCCAGTCGAAGCCTTCTTCTTCTCGTTCACCTTCTTCACCCCGTGAGAACACGAGGTTGAAGACACTGGATAAAGACATTGGAAAACGATAACGCATCTCCCAAAAAACTAATAACGCACGCGCACAAATCCCAAAGAAACTCACAATAGCGTTAAAAACTAAGTACGTTTAAATAAAAGCGGGCAAACAACCCAAAAATGTGCCCAACTACGGCCATATAGACCGAGCCGGTAAATTGTACGTACATAATCAAAACGGGGGGCATACTCCCCAGAAAAACAACATCACAAACTACGGGCACGCACGCCCCACACTTAGACAAAAAAAtcttcaaacaccttccttgaCTTGGACCTCCTTGGTTTCCTGCGTCACGGGCTCCTCCCCGAAGGCCGGAGAAACGATCTGGTCACCCTCCACACGGTGGTAAGGCCCGGTACCTTCGACCACCAACTCCACCCCCGGATTCTTCAATTTCAGCTGGGCCACAGTGGAGTGATAGGTATCCTCGGCAGCCACCACACAGTCACTCTCTAAAACTCTGATATATTGAATCAAGTCTGCCCGGGTTAAAAGAGCCCTCTCCTCTTCTGACTCATCCTCAGTAGGAGCCTGAGAATGGCGAAGAGAGGCCTCCCTAACCGAAGAAGACAAAATTGTTCCATACAGAGTCCTAGAGAGCAAGGTGTATTGGCCTTGCACGTCCACCAGAGCAGCCTCCCTTTCATTCAACCGAGCCTTCACCGCATCCAGTTCCTCGCCTTGCTCCTTCAGCAGCTGGTCCTTCTCCTCTAAGACAGAGGCCTTTATCTTGACCTATTCTTGAAGTAACCTCGCTGCTTCCGAGGACAAAGGCGCCGAGCGAGCATAGAGGGTAGCCATCTCCAGAAGCCGAACCTTGGCCGAAGCATCCTGCACGAGGAACCTTTGCCGAATAGAGGGCTCCAAACCCTCAATGTGCAGAGATTCAGCACGCGGAATAGTCAAGGAGGGCCCACCTTCGAAGAATCTAGGCTGAAGAAAGCACGAAGGGGGGGTGAAGATGTCAGCAGCCTCTTCCTGAGTAAGATCCACCGCTTCGGTTCTCTGGCGCTTGCGGCGGACCAAGGCGTCCGGATCGGGCTGTGGGCGAAGGGGAGAAGGGAGCACCGTAACTGGCCTCAAAGATTCATCCTGATCAGAATTCCTCAGGGGGGAACCAGCAACACTAGTAGAGGAGGAGGAAGCACCATAGGCCGCAACCGGGGACCTTTGCACAACTGCCAGCCGAGGACTGACACTTTTCTTAACAATTCCTTTCAACTTGCTGGCCTGCCTACGCATCCGGTCATGACGGGCACGATCCATTGACTctgcaaaaagaaaaagaaaaaacatgagAATCTGCCCCTCATAAAACCTGCAGGAAAGAAAGCTACTAAACAAAGCCAAAATAAAACATAGGACGAAAAAGAAGGAGGAGATACCCAAATAGGCAAACGCCCCCTCATCAGTTCCCCTAGCTAGAAGTTCCTTAATATTAATCACCCCAGGCTCCCTGATCGTCTCCCTGTCCTCTCCAAGGATAGGTATCCCCGAACGATCCACTTTGGCGACTACGGGAAGACCCTGCACCAGCCGCTGGAGAGCAGCATAATCCCCTCGAGCATCATCGTCCAAATCCAAAAGCCTGGTGATGTATTGATCGGTTCCATACCTGAAGTGGTCTTGGGACCAGAAGAACCTAAACTTATACCGACAGGAGGTAATAGGCTCTCCAATGTCGTTGAGCACCAGACGACCGTGAACGTCTAAAGTCGGCACACGATCAAAAACACTTTCCCGAGCTTCCCGAGAGTGAGGACGAATGAGGAAAAAGCGAGGCTTATAACCCTTCAAAGAGTCAGAATAAGACTTAAAAATTTTCTTGGACTGCTTTAAAGATACCCATCCATATCGGCCATCCTTCACCATACGCTGAACACAGAAGATATAAAAGAACAAAGGGATCGTTGCCCCTATCTTCAAATGCAGACCAACTCAAATGCCCGGATAAAAGCGATTGAATTGGGGTGAAGCTGCCCGGGAGCCACCTCCAAATGGTTAAGCACCGCCACTTGAAACTCGGTGAAAGGGGCACGAAAACCCATGTCCCGAAACACCACCTCATACATGGGAATCAAATCCGGGGTATACACATCACAAATACGGTCATCCTTGGCCGGAATCAGAACCGACCATCCTCCCCCCACCTCGGTAAAAATATCAGAGTCATCCTCCACAAAATAACTCTCTATGTCCAGTGCTTCTTGATGCACCCAGGCCAACTGAGGCGTTTCTTGCCGGGCTGGAGGGGTAGAGGACGATGAGTCCGACGCCATCGGACGAGTTTCATCGGTCATTTTCACCTGAAACACAGGAGAGAATAGTGAATTCGACAattaaatcaaatccacccttccaccatcgtCCAGAGTGAAAGGGCACGTCAACGGCCTATAGACCAGATGAACCACATCCTTGCCCCCTCCATAACCACAAATTTCGAGCTAGACAAAGTTCGCGCCCGAGAAAAGGGCAAAAACGCAGAACACCTAACTACGACATAAGAGCCCgaagaaaaaaactaaaaagcATAATCAAACGCCTATCAACGGTACAGAAAGCTAGAATTCAAAGATAAATTCAACAAAACGCAATCATGGACGACGGAGAAACCTCCTATCTCCACCACATTCTTCATCTCTGTTCATAAAAAAATCTTCCTAAAAACCTACCCTAACCACATGCAATCAGTTCTAAATAAGGATCGAAATATGAAAATGCAGAAAGTAGGGATCACAGGTTAAACTTACAGGTACGATTTTGATGAAAAGTTGAATAATCTGTAAGAAACACCACTGCGAGTGAGAAGAGTCGACGAAAGGAGAACTAAGCAAAtgaatttgaaaagtttggaAAAATGAGGGTTTTTCTATATTTATAGGCTACCTGAGGCCCCACACGCGCCGCACGTGCCGTAATGTGCAGAGGGATGGCCATCATTAACCTTATAGCCTAGGCAATTGATTACctatcattttgcattaaatgcgaCGTTCCCCCTTACCAACTTTTCTGAAACAACACGCTTCCCCACTCCCGACCTGACCCATCCTCTCCTCGGAAATGAACGACATACCTCCCTCGGTTACCTTAGGCTCAGATCCCAGAAAGACCCCCGGGTCAACTTCATATAAGTCGTCTCTCCTCTGACCGGAAGCAACGACTTAGGGGGCTCCTGTTTTGGACCGGCCCAATCCAATCAATTGGGCCATTCCCGCCTTCGCCCCAATATACTTCAGAGCGCACGTGGTGGTTTCCATCCGACCAGACTGGGCAAACTTGCCAAGTAACCGACCACGAGGACCCCTCGTGCTCTGTAAATAACCAGTCCACGCGTCTCCTAAATATCCGCCCCAGAAGGAGGAGTCCAATCCGCTCCAAAAACATCTTATAAATAGCCCTCTGCATGCAGAGGGaaaggtaatcttttcttaccccaaaaaagccctctcactttgttgtaccttgtggaatacatacttactttggcatcggagtgccttgcaggtacaacacttttttcccctctcaaccgctcggaacttcaagccttcattgttgccgGCCATATGATCTGCACGGTAAGATCCCTATCCATCTTAGTAACAACTTTCATTATGCTTTGCTGTGTATAATTGAAGGATGTATAACATGGTTTTTTTAATACAGAAAAAGTTTTCATGGCCACCAGAACACAAGGTTATGGTGTGACGTAACTTTCAAAGACGAGGTGCAGCAAAGATGTCTCAGCTACTACAAGATGTTCGCAAAGACTTGAAGTATAGACCGGGTTGGATGGGAGCTGATGTGTGGCAGCAATTATTGGAACATTGGAATTCGTTAAAGTTTAAAAAAGCATCTGAGACGAATAAAAGAAACCGGTCTTCTATGGGTGGCGCATCTCTTCACACTAGAGGGTCTATTCCTCATCGATTGCATTGGAAAAGAATGgtatatattatatgtttttcATTATATTTCGGTACAGAAAATATACTGACTTGTTAATTTTGAAGTTCAGTATCCAATCTTGGAGTAGTCCACTCAAAGAATTATAAGTTAGAAACTTGAATCAATAAATCAAAGTTAAGTAAAAGAAAACATAGAAAATCCTCAAGATATCACATTACTAGAGAAATAAAGATATGTTACAACTTTGAAGCATACCTATAGGCTATAGTTATCCAATAAATCTGTTTATAGAACCAGGGCTAAGTATAAGTTTGTTCTTGTGAAATCTTCTCCAAATGGTCCCTAGGAAGATTGCATTGATAAGTATAATATGGAAATGCTCACATAGCTTGGTATATTTGTGTTATAGTCTTGTAGACATCTTCATACTCTTTGTCCAGTAGCTCAACTCGTGTTTCGTGACTGTGGCTTTTCAATTTGTGTTTAACATCATGATTCCTAGTTATGTAGATATTTGAAAATGgtacattttttgttttttttatgccCTATCATCATATTCAGTATGTCATATGTTGGATAAATTATACTATTTCCATGTTTGTTTCTTCTCCAAGTGGATGTTTATCTACTTTTTAAAAGGTTGAACCTGAATTATTAATTCTTTCTTAATTTGTAAGAGATAAAAAATTAGAGCATAAAATGTTTTGCATCCTTgttatcaaaataaaattattttgtaatttgtAAGAGATAAAATTATAGAGTTCTATTTCTTTTGTAATTTGTAAGAGATAAAAGTATTGAGTTCTATTTCTTTTGTAATTTGTAGAGAAAGGAAAAGGGTGCAGAACCATCATTGACCGAGTTCTATTTTCGCACACATCGGAAAAAGGATCAAAGTTGGGTTGGAGTTCATGCTAAATCCGCATATGTAAGTATTTCGGGAAGTGttaatttgattgaatttcaAATTTGCACACAAGTCTTTTagaaaatatcacttttattgaattttattccttactgttttttcaattttcttttaggATAAATTTGAACAGAAAAAGTTGGAGATTTCTTCTCAGAATCCAACTATTCCAGGAGAGGACGAAGCTGATAGTCAACCAACTAATGAAATGCCACCTGATTTGGATGTATGGGTAGAGTCAGTTGGAAAGAAGAAAGGGAATAGGGTATTTGTTCTTGGAACCGCATCTAAGACTTTGGTTTCTGTATCAAAGAAACCCTCAAGTCTTTCGAGTGACTCTCAGGAGGTTGATGTTTTGAGAAGTCAAGTCCATGATTTAAATGCATCGTTGCAAAGACAAGAACAAGAGAAGATGGTGATGAGGCAACAATTGCATCGACAAGAAGAAACGATGGCCGAAGCGaataataaaatttcatttttaatgaatCATTTAGGATTTGTTGGGTCTTCTTCTCATCCACCACAACCCACTAATGAAAGTGATCACACAAATGAAGATGTCGTCGATGAAACAGATGAAGAAAACCttagtaatgaattttgatttgtacttttttttcattttgacttagtttTTGGATTGTATTATCTTTTTAACTTGTCAAACAAATGATTAGTAATAACTTGATTTTTAGAATCATTTTTAGCAATGACTATGTAAGTACTTCTTACTAATTATGTTCCATGAATTcaagtttaatttaaattgaaaattataattttatattatagttatttaaatatatataatggttcaaaagtttattaaaataaaaaaattatttaatttcagaAAGAAATTTCCTGCGGATATACATTTCCTGCAAACTTACCTGCGgaattagctgcggatttacctgcagatTTTTCTAATAGTGTATCCTCTAAGTTTTAGTGTTACGCAAGATCTAACACGAAATTTAGCACACAACACTATTTTCCTAAAAGGTAACGTTATTGTTCTGCAAGATCTAACAGAAAAATTAGAATACAACACTGATTTCTCTAAACAAGATTTCCGCTATTGTGTAATTTAATCAAGTATTATTGGGTTGAACTCTAACTGAGAACTTCTTTATCATCTTAACAGTTCGAAAGTATACTTGTTTATCCTTCTCGGTGATCCTTCTGCATAGTATATCCCAATCACATGtttcatttctattttttttttactaaaccaAGAAAATGTTTTGATAAAAAATTTTAGTGAATGATCATCATTGGGTCATTCACTCACTTGCAAAGACTTCGGCCGTCCATAGATCATCCTACCCTTCGACCATTAATTAGTTTGCATAAATATAATGTTTTTCTAtgatttttaaaattcttttagaTATTGAATCTCCTTTTGTTAGACTGGGTTAGTGTTTGTTTAACATGATTTTGTTAGAAGAAAGAAGATGTTGGATGTTGAAACCCCATGCTCGTCCCCTTTTCTCATTCATTATTGAAATCCAGTAATACAAGTAATGGATATTCTTTACTTTTTTTAGGGTAGCTGGTTTTCtattcttagttttttttttaaagtgtatTCTTCCATTGCTATCAAAAACTGAGattaatatatgcaagtttagaTAACGACTTAACTGCAACAAAATATAACAAGAAAAGTGCTCCATTGCTTCATCTTATTCTTATCTTAAATTTCCCTCTAACTTTATTCCATTTTTTGTCATCTATATATGGACCACTTGCAATGCTTATGAATGGTCCCTAGACATTTCATTGTCAATATCTTATTTTCTCACCAGCAGCATAGTGGACACATTAATGTGCTTATCGAATTGAGGTTAAGGATGATGTATAGGTTTATTGCACTATCAATTCTTGTTTTACCATGCTATCATATTTTTCTCAAGGTAGATAATAGAAGTCTAGGTTTTGAAACAAGGTGGATAATAATCATATTTTTCTCAGGCTTTTAAATAATATTTCATTATATTAAAAGTGAAATGTATTAAAATGTTGTAATTCTATTCTTTCAATGTATTAAAATGTTGTAAAACAGTTAGTTAAAGTGAAATGTAACAAATTATAATTATGATTATTTTGTTGTTGGGATCCAAATATTCATGTTTCTCAActattttccaaaatattttattttaaacaaaaaaaaaaaatcagacgCATAGCTCAACCCAATTGAATTTCCACATGCATTAGACATTTTAGAAGGTATGCCAAGCGAATTGGCCCCTCCTTTGGATCAAGGAAATTTGATAGGCTTCTCTAGCAGGACAAACCATTCCAATTGGAAGCTACATTTTGATCTTCAAAGGATGCCCCGATTCATCTTGCAACAACactttgcattttttaaaattgatatcaattgtattatattttaaaaGGTATTATTATGTATAAATAGAGGTGtgatgtgattcttttgtttcacacatctttttattttcttaatattttatCAATTTGTTCAATCATGAGTAGTAAAACCTAAAGACATGTTTTTTATTTGAGTACCAAGATGTGTTTTTGAATCATCCGAAATTTTAAGCAACATGAGAAGAACTTGATCTTTTGGTTAGAAAGAGAGATTACTGACCATGAAAGAGTTAGATGTATGGTAACATTACTTTCATTTGCTTTTATTGATCTCTAGTGTCCGTTAACTTCAATAACTTCACATTCTCCTATGCAATAAAGTAAATTTATGACATTATTGCTATTTACTTATTTAAACTTGTTAAgtctaaataatatatttttgactTAAATAATCTTTTGGTGCCTGTAAATTGACGCATTATTCTTTTTTCATCcttgtatttttttttggaaataatttttgaatgttaaaatccttttgtttttagtccttaaagttttttttaataagcaagatGAATATATATAAAGAAACGAATCCGGATTACACAATAGCGGCTATAGCccccaaaagaaaagaaaattactcACCAAATAAACCTAACCTAAGTATAGCAACATGTTTTTGCTAAACTCGTAACTTAGCAACATGTTTTtgctaaactcataaaagttacggTTGGAATGTGTAATTTTTCCTATGAAATCcgcatgaaaattcaaaaaaaaatttgtaaaaaacCTGCACATTTTTCGACAGATTTTagttttagggactaaaatcaaatgaaattcaACATTTAAGCACTttgttgaagaaaaaaaatatacaaagacGAATATCAAAAACACACTAATTTACAAGGATCAAAAGACTATTTAAACctatatttaagttttttttggtTTAGATTTTTTTTCAATAGGTTATGTATTAACAACGAAAAGGCATTACAACAACAATTACCTCTTTAAACAGGCGAGAGGTAAAATGTTCCAATAGTTATAATTACAAGCCGAAGAAGAAACGTTAACTGTTCTAAACCATTTCCACGAGGTAAGAATTATAAAAGATGAATTATAAAAGATGCCCTGTAAAATAATTCATTTGAATAGACTTGCTTTATTGGGGGCATTAATTTGATTGGCTTGGCATATAGGAGGCACCAACTCACTTTAATTGCCTTCTAAAATGTTTAATGCATGCGCCTAATTAAAATTAACTGACTTATGTTTtgcatttaaaattttttttaacatcGGTATTGTGTAAAATAGTGAGGAAAtgtgttaatttttaaaaaatccagTAGATGTATAGTATTGtgaaaaaaggaaaaggaaatgAATCTATAttacaattattttaattatgaaaagGAAAAGTAAAAGGAAAGGTAAAAGAAAAAAAGCAAAGGAAATGTATATTCCAATTATTAAATGTAAAAGAAGAAAACgaaaagtaaatatatattacaattattttgaataaggaaaataattttaaaaaaaagatttttatgtgATGgagaaaacattaataaatacattttagtaaataatatttattttatcatagaaTTTAGAGGTGTAATAGTGGTCTTCCGTTTAGgtctattcatttttttttaataagcaatggtaTTAATCAATGGAGTATTATGGATACTCCAACCGCAACAAAGAAAGACAAATGGAAAGCTCTAACTACTCGAAATAACCGAGCGGTAAGATATTCCAAATGTAATAATTACAAAGCTCACTTAAATTAAAGAAAGCTAACTTAAATTAAAGATAACTTAAATTAAAGAAAGCTAACATAAATCTCCAGGATGAAAGCATATAATATTCGAAAAGCATTCCGTAAAGCTAAAAACCTCCTTCTTGAAAATGATAGCATTCCGCTTCAACCAAATGCACCATATAGTTGTTAGCCAAATCACGCCCGCGGTAGCTCTCTTCTTCCGACACTTAACCATATCGCAATATAAAAAAACGATACAAATTTCTCCAAAGGCATGCCAAGAGAAGAACCAAGCCAACAAAACACTCTCTTCCAAATATTATCAACAATGTCACAATCACCAAATAAATGGTTTAGAGATTCCTCCTCCTTCATACACATAACACACATTAAATCCTTAGCCTCCAACAAAATCTCTCTTTTGAACAATTGATCTTTTGTAGCTAATCTATTGTGCAAAAATTTTCATCCAAAAAAGTGTATTTTTGAAGGAATTCTAACCTTCCACATATAATTCAAAGCCTTTACCAAACTAATTTGCAAAGGAGGTCCAGATAAAAAAGGCTTAAACCTATCATAGCAAGACCTTACGGTAAAGCCACCCGAAGAGCCCTCCGTCCAAGTGAATGTATCACGCACATGGAGATGAAGAGA from Vicia villosa cultivar HV-30 ecotype Madison, WI unplaced genomic scaffold, Vvil1.0 ctg.005582F_1_1, whole genome shotgun sequence includes the following:
- the LOC131642677 gene encoding uncharacterized protein LOC131642677, which produces MSQLLQDVRKDLKYRPGWMGADVWQQLLEHWNSLKFKKASETNKRNRSSMGGASLHTRGSIPHRLHWKRMRKEKGAEPSLTEFYFRTHRKKDQSWVGVHAKSAYDKFEQKKLEISSQNPTIPGEDEADSQPTNEMPPDLDVWVESVGKKKGNRVFVLGTASKTLVSVSKKPSSLSSDSQEVDVLRSQVHDLNASLQRQEQEKMVMRQQLHRQEETMAEANNKISFLMNHLGFVGSSSHPPQPTNESDHTNEDVVDETDEENLSNEF